A single genomic interval of Carettochelys insculpta isolate YL-2023 chromosome 16, ASM3395843v1, whole genome shotgun sequence harbors:
- the MCRIP2 gene encoding MAPK regulated corepressor interacting protein 2 isoform X1: MYTITRGPSKLATQRRTGPTQQVENKAAEGRGAWPPCSSPTPKLVFNRVNGKRSPATTQPPASAEESYTLAHEENVRFVYEAWQQVERQLEGSRPGESGRGPVQYTEKVPSPALTNFVPIDLEEWWAQQFLAEIENGS; this comes from the exons ATGTACACGATCACGCGGGGACCCAGCAAGCTCGCCACGCAGCGGCGGACAG GTCCCACGCAGCAGGTGGAGAACAAGGCGGCGGAGGGCCGGGGCGCCTGGCCCCCCTGCAG TAGCCCGACTCCCAAACTCGTGTTCAACAGAGTGAATGGCAAGAGGTCCCCAGCGACAACACAGCCCCCGGCCAGCGCAGAGGAGAGCTACACGCTGGCGCACGAGGAGAACGTTCGCTTTGTCTATGAAG CCTGGCAGCAGGTAgagcggcagctggagggcagccgGCCTGGGGAGAGCGGGCGTGGCCCGGTGCAGTACACAGAGAAAGTGCCCAGCCCTGCGCTGACAA ATTTCGTGCCTATTGACCTGGAGGAGTGGTGGGCGCAGCAGTTTCTAGCTGAAATCGAAAACGGCTCCTGA
- the MCRIP2 gene encoding MAPK regulated corepressor interacting protein 2 isoform X2, producing the protein MYTITRGPSKLATQRRTGPTQQVENKAAEGRGAWPPCSPTPKLVFNRVNGKRSPATTQPPASAEESYTLAHEENVRFVYEAWQQVERQLEGSRPGESGRGPVQYTEKVPSPALTNFVPIDLEEWWAQQFLAEIENGS; encoded by the exons ATGTACACGATCACGCGGGGACCCAGCAAGCTCGCCACGCAGCGGCGGACAG GTCCCACGCAGCAGGTGGAGAACAAGGCGGCGGAGGGCCGGGGCGCCTGGCCCCCCTGCAG CCCGACTCCCAAACTCGTGTTCAACAGAGTGAATGGCAAGAGGTCCCCAGCGACAACACAGCCCCCGGCCAGCGCAGAGGAGAGCTACACGCTGGCGCACGAGGAGAACGTTCGCTTTGTCTATGAAG CCTGGCAGCAGGTAgagcggcagctggagggcagccgGCCTGGGGAGAGCGGGCGTGGCCCGGTGCAGTACACAGAGAAAGTGCCCAGCCCTGCGCTGACAA ATTTCGTGCCTATTGACCTGGAGGAGTGGTGGGCGCAGCAGTTTCTAGCTGAAATCGAAAACGGCTCCTGA